The stretch of DNA TCTTATCCTTGATACGATCATGCTGACCGATTTTTCATTGGAAGCCCTTTTCAGACGGCTGAAGAATATCTTTTCAGAGAAATACGGTCTGATCTTCCTGTCAAAGAAAAGAATAAAAATTATAAGAGCAAGCGCTGTAACTGCCATGACTACGGACATTCTGTAGTCGAACGAAGACTTCTCCTCAGCGACGCTGAGCTGTGTCGGTTCAAATGATTTCCATCCGAATCCGGATATATACAGTTCCGGAAATGCATGAAGATCGCTGTCTGTAACAGAGACATATAATCCCGGAAGTTTCCTGCCCGAACTGCTTACCACAGATGACGGTGCCTCGTCGTAAGGATCATGCAGGTGAAGTCCTTCGGCATATCTTGCCGGAATTCCTGCAGCTCTTGCCATAAGAACCATGGCGGTCGCATAGTCAGAGCAGAGTCCGGTTTTGCCTTCAGTAAGGAAATATTCCATATTGTAGCCGTCAGGTTTCTTGTATGCAAGGCTGTATTTAAAATCATTGAGTCTGAAATATGATTCTATAGCCTGAGCTTTTTCCAGATCCGAATCGCATCCGGAAACTACTTTTTCGGTTATACGGTACACAGATTCCGGCATTTCGGTTTCGGTCTTCTGATAATACTCCATCGCGTGGAAATAATCATCGACGTATGCTGTTATCACTTCATTGTAGTCCGTAATACCGTTATCCGAAAGGATCTCAATGAGTTCACTCAGAAACACCGGGAACGTATTGTTATCAACTGAATTAACAACAGTCTGAAGATTTTTCTCGGAAAGCGAACTGTCTGAATAATATCTCAGTGTATAATTTGGATTATCTGATGCCGCTGAATAGAGCATACCCTGTTCTGTCCTGAAAACGTCTCCCCTTCCGGAGCCTACGACTGATACCGCATATGCAAGAACGGGACTGTAGCAGAACCTTGAATTTACTCTGGTAGACAGCAGCGAGACAGATCTTATATACGGCTCCTTCAGTTCCGGAGCAAGATTTTCAAGTCCGTATTTACCGGCCCATTTACTGTCAAGTTCAGCAGCTGCGGCAACAGCCTTATAGAATTCTGACGGATCAAGAAGTTCAGCATCAGTCTCGCTGAGCTTTTCTCCGGAAGTTTCATTTTCCATTGTTCTCCACAGATTCTTTTCGAAATTGTAAAGGCTATAGGTCTGTGATTTAAGATTCACAGGATCTTCATTGGTGATAAATTCAAACAGCTTGACATTTGCATTTCCTGTATACGCAAGTGATGACGAAGCTGTTTCGGATACGATTCCGAGACGATGGAGCATGTAATCCGTAAAACGCTGCGATTCAAAAACAGTATCGACCCATGAGTTGTCGATGTCAAGTTTCGGCTTAGGGACAACAAGAGCAAGAAGTGCCGTAAATGCAAGAAATACGACCATGGATCTCTTGTATCCCTTCTCCACGATCATTTTGTGGCGCGGCTTTGTGTTTATCTGCCGGCAGTGTATCATAAGTGCCATGTACATTACAAGCAGAAGCAGCGCAAAAAACACCGGCACCTGTTCTGTTTCCTTCCTGTAAAACGCAAAAGGTATCAGCGTAATGAGAAAGGTCATCGATATCCTGTAGCGTACCGCCGAAAAATAATAAACAGTGGATGCGATAAAGAAATTGATTATAATAAACGTCGCTGCTATATACGACGGTGAAAAATCAA from Ruminococcus sp. HUN007 encodes:
- a CDS encoding transglutaminase-like domain-containing protein → MIRFYREGILKNIVPLILCVSIVASCMYVYSREYLAAVTLITVIIQATVFSFYTYISGKSMLLRFVSILGSFFAIGGLVSIAVKTGNNQSTVDYFVWFLSPQSLVDFSPSYIAATFIIINFFIASTVYYFSAVRYRISMTFLITLIPFAFYRKETEQVPVFFALLLLVMYMALMIHCRQINTKPRHKMIVEKGYKRSMVVFLAFTALLALVVPKPKLDIDNSWVDTVFESQRFTDYMLHRLGIVSETASSSLAYTGNANVKLFEFITNEDPVNLKSQTYSLYNFEKNLWRTMENETSGEKLSETDAELLDPSEFYKAVAAAAELDSKWAGKYGLENLAPELKEPYIRSVSLLSTRVNSRFCYSPVLAYAVSVVGSGRGDVFRTEQGMLYSAASDNPNYTLRYYSDSSLSEKNLQTVVNSVDNNTFPVFLSELIEILSDNGITDYNEVITAYVDDYFHAMEYYQKTETEMPESVYRITEKVVSGCDSDLEKAQAIESYFRLNDFKYSLAYKKPDGYNMEYFLTEGKTGLCSDYATAMVLMARAAGIPARYAEGLHLHDPYDEAPSSVVSSSGRKLPGLYVSVTDSDLHAFPELYISGFGWKSFEPTQLSVAEEKSSFDYRMSVVMAVTALALIIFILFFDRKIRPYFSEKIFFSRLKRASNEKSVSMIVSRIRNKLGLDSSMTSAETGRYVLELFGTDMTATVNDYDAAVYGGQKLNEEARKAAEELYSRLTEMIREKKKAEKRRMGK